TCGTCGGTGGTTTCGTCAGCCCGACCAGCGGCTCTGCAAAAGTGAAGGGCAAGACGATCACGGCGCCCGGGCCCGATCGCGGGCCCGTGTTTCAGGAGTTCGCGCTCTTTCCATGGAAGACCGTCCTCGGGAACGTCATGTATGGACCGCGTCAGCAAGGCGTCCGTACGACTGAGGCGGAGGCACAGAGCCGCGCGCTGATCGAGATGGTTGGCCTCAAGGGCTACGAGAATTTCTTTCCCAAGGAGCTGTCGGGCGGAATGAAGCAGCGCGTCGCGCTTGCCCGTACGCTCGCTTACCATCCCGAAGTGTTGCTGATGGATGAGCCCTTCGGAGCGCTCGATGCGCATACGCGTACGCGGCTTCAGAACGACCTCTTGAACATCTGGGAACGTGACCGGAAGACGGTTCTGTTCGTGACGCACTCTGTCGATGAAGCGGTGTTTCTGTCGGACAAGGTCGTGATGATGTCGCGATCTCCCGGCCGCATCCGCCAGGTGATCGATATCGATCTGCCGCGGCCACGCCGGCGGGCCGAGCTGTTGCTCGACTCGCGCTATCAGAAATACATCGTCGATATCGAGCGCATGTTCGATGATGGCGACGACGCTGGTGCGAACGCATGACTTGGTCCGCAGCCATTGGCCGGCGCGTTGCCCCCTTGCTCGCTTGCGTCGGGCTGCTCGCGGTGTGGCAGGTAGCGGCGCTTGCTCTGAAGAACGACAGCTTCCCGACCGCGCTCGAAGCCATGCGTGCGGTTCCGGCCATCCTTGGCGACAAGGAAGCCTTGATCAATATCCTGGCGTCGCTGCGTCGCATGGCGATCGGCTTCGCTGCCGCTGTCGCCGTTTCGATACCGCTCGGGCTCCTGATGGGGCGGAGCCGCGCCGTGGCGGCTTTCTTCAATCCGCTCCTGATGGTGATCTATCCCGTGCCGAAGGCGGCGTTGATGCCGATCATCATGCTTTGGCTGGGCGTCGGCGATGTCGCCAAAACGCTTGTCATCTTCCTCGGCGTCAGCCTGCCGGTAATTTATCACAGCTTTGAAGGCGCCAAGG
This region of Bradyrhizobium sp. CCGUVB1N3 genomic DNA includes:
- a CDS encoding ABC transporter ATP-binding protein, with product MKVLPSRSGEVPARQPATAMIEIDRVSQIFQTSARKDHLALSDISLTIEEGAFVSILGPSGCGKSTLLYIVGGFVSPTSGSAKVKGKTITAPGPDRGPVFQEFALFPWKTVLGNVMYGPRQQGVRTTEAEAQSRALIEMVGLKGYENFFPKELSGGMKQRVALARTLAYHPEVLLMDEPFGALDAHTRTRLQNDLLNIWERDRKTVLFVTHSVDEAVFLSDKVVMMSRSPGRIRQVIDIDLPRPRRRAELLLDSRYQKYIVDIERMFDDGDDAGANA
- a CDS encoding ABC transporter permease, which produces MTWSAAIGRRVAPLLACVGLLAVWQVAALALKNDSFPTALEAMRAVPAILGDKEALINILASLRRMAIGFAAAVAVSIPLGLLMGRSRAVAAFFNPLLMVIYPVPKAALMPIIMLWLGVGDVAKTLVIFLGVSLPVIYHSFEGAKAVEEKMIWSGAAMGLSSVQRLVRIVLPAALPEILTGCRTGLVLALITMITSEMIARQSGAGNILFNALDMGQYDTVFAMIIIVGAMGIGLDAAFEKVRARLVRWSEPQFDLPLSFS